In a genomic window of Deinococcus metalli:
- a CDS encoding DedA family protein, giving the protein MNLRVWLAGLDPAVLDVSTFGLLALEGAGIPGIPGVVPMLAQVAAIDAGRTTLGAAIAWGVAGNWLGSLLGYAVSRWGGRWLPAGWRERLAGERATTLLARYGAPLIVVSRTIGSLRTPMTLVAGSSGYPLGRYALLSFLGALLHVGVWQTLLWKAGPAILPQMERWGREILIGAAVVIVLLVLVRRWTRPA; this is encoded by the coding sequence TTTGGCCTGCTCGCCCTGGAGGGCGCCGGGATTCCGGGCATTCCCGGCGTGGTGCCGATGCTCGCGCAGGTGGCGGCCATCGACGCGGGGCGCACCACGCTCGGCGCGGCGATCGCGTGGGGGGTCGCGGGCAACTGGCTGGGCAGCCTCCTGGGCTACGCCGTGAGCCGCTGGGGCGGGCGCTGGCTGCCGGCCGGCTGGCGCGAGCGGCTGGCCGGAGAGCGCGCCACCACCCTGCTCGCCCGCTACGGGGCGCCGCTGATCGTGGTCAGCCGCACCATCGGCAGCCTGCGCACGCCGATGACGCTGGTCGCGGGCAGCAGCGGCTATCCGCTGGGCCGGTACGCGCTGCTCAGCTTCTTGGGCGCGCTGCTGCACGTGGGCGTGTGGCAGACGCTGCTGTGGAAGGCCGGGCCGGCCATCCTGCCGCAGATGGAACGCTGGGGCCGCGAGATCCTGATCGGGGCGGCCGTGGTGATCGTGCTGCTGGTGCTCGTCCGACGCTGGACACGGCCGGCGTAG
- a CDS encoding aspartate/glutamate racemase family protein, translating to MKLLGIIGGMSWTSTAEYYRLLNEDVARGQGGLHSARVLIHSVDFAEIAALQRSGEWDAAGALLADAARGLEQAGAGALLIATNTMHKVADAVQDAVTIPLLHIADATGERLRAAGVTRVGLLATAFTMEQDFYTGRLAGKYGLDVIVPGADERAEIHRIIFDELCRNVILDDSRGAYRRIMAGLVARGAQAIILGCTEITLLVGAADTSVPVFDTTRIHVEDAARWMLDSA from the coding sequence ATGAAGCTTCTCGGCATCATTGGCGGCATGAGCTGGACGAGCACGGCGGAGTACTACCGCCTGCTGAACGAGGACGTGGCGCGCGGTCAGGGCGGCCTGCATTCGGCGCGGGTGCTGATCCATTCCGTGGACTTCGCGGAGATCGCGGCGCTCCAGCGCAGCGGCGAGTGGGACGCGGCCGGCGCGCTGCTGGCCGATGCGGCGCGGGGTCTGGAACAGGCCGGGGCCGGCGCGCTGCTGATCGCCACGAACACCATGCACAAGGTCGCGGACGCCGTTCAGGACGCCGTGACGATCCCGCTGCTGCACATCGCCGACGCCACGGGCGAGCGCCTGCGCGCGGCGGGCGTGACCCGCGTGGGCCTGCTGGCGACCGCCTTCACCATGGAACAGGACTTCTACACCGGTCGCCTGGCCGGGAAGTACGGCCTGGACGTGATCGTGCCTGGCGCAGACGAGCGGGCCGAGATCCACCGCATCATCTTCGACGAACTGTGCCGGAACGTGATCCTGGACGACTCGCGAGGGGCGTACCGGCGGATCATGGCCGGCTTGGTGGCGCGGGGCGCGCAGGCCATCATCCTGGGCTGCACGGAGATCACGCTGCTGGTCGGCGCGGCCGACACGTCGGTGCCGGTGTTCGACACCACGCGCATCCACGTGGAGGACGCGGCGCGCTGGATGCTGGACAGCGCGTGA
- a CDS encoding low molecular weight protein tyrosine phosphatase family protein produces the protein MTRPLRVVFVCAQNKLRSPTAEAVFRTMDGWEVTSAGTNRDAITPVSRDLLEWADVAVCMEKRHRDVLRQQFRGALPDERLVTLGIPDDYEFMDAALVALLERLVPWRLDGVTPRMDA, from the coding sequence GTGACGCGGCCGCTGCGGGTCGTGTTCGTGTGCGCCCAGAACAAGCTGCGCAGCCCCACCGCCGAGGCGGTCTTCCGCACCATGGACGGCTGGGAAGTCACGTCGGCCGGCACGAACCGCGACGCGATCACGCCGGTCAGCCGCGACCTGCTGGAGTGGGCGGACGTGGCCGTGTGCATGGAGAAACGGCACCGGGACGTGCTGCGCCAGCAGTTCCGCGGGGCGCTGCCGGACGAGCGGCTTGTGACGCTGGGCATTCCCGACGACTACGAATTCATGGACGCGGCACTGGTGGCGCTCCTGGAACGCCTGGTGCCGTGGCGCCTGGACGGCGTGACACCCAGAATGGACGCATGA
- a CDS encoding O-methyltransferase — MIDAAPFQHTAAALGFGASCDPATGAFLRTLVASKPGGRMLELGTGVGFGTAHLLAGMDGAARLETVELDGTLSAAAQATLVQDSRVTFTVRDGAAWIHAHRGRTFDLIFADTWPGKFTELDETVDLLAPGGIYCTDDLFPQPNWPDGHRPKVDVLRAALDARHDLHCAPLDCATGLMLCVRREVP; from the coding sequence ATGATCGACGCCGCACCCTTTCAGCACACCGCCGCCGCACTCGGGTTCGGTGCGAGTTGCGACCCGGCCACGGGCGCCTTCCTGCGGACGCTGGTCGCCAGCAAGCCGGGCGGCCGGATGCTGGAACTGGGCACCGGCGTGGGCTTCGGCACGGCGCATCTGCTGGCCGGCATGGACGGCGCAGCTCGCCTGGAAACGGTCGAACTGGACGGCACCCTCAGCGCCGCCGCTCAGGCCACGCTGGTTCAGGACTCCCGCGTCACCTTCACCGTGCGGGACGGCGCCGCGTGGATTCACGCCCACCGTGGGCGGACCTTCGATCTGATCTTCGCAGACACGTGGCCGGGGAAGTTCACCGAACTGGACGAGACGGTGGATCTGCTCGCGCCCGGCGGCATCTACTGTACCGACGACCTGTTCCCGCAGCCCAACTGGCCGGACGGGCACCGACCGAAAGTGGACGTGCTCCGGGCAGCCCTGGACGCGCGGCACGACCTTCACTGCGCTCCACTCGACTGCGCCACGGGGCTGATGCTCTGTGTCCGCAGGGAGGTTCCTTGA
- a CDS encoding antibiotic biosynthesis monooxygenase family protein, which produces MILEIAMLQIRPGQTAAFEAAFAQAQTIIASMKGYVQHELQHCSEDDHKYALLVWWNTLEDHAVGFRGSAQYQEWRTLLHHFYDPFPTVEHFTKVLP; this is translated from the coding sequence TTGATTCTCGAAATCGCCATGCTCCAGATTCGTCCTGGCCAGACGGCCGCCTTCGAGGCCGCCTTCGCGCAGGCCCAGACCATCATCGCCAGCATGAAGGGGTACGTGCAGCACGAGCTCCAGCACTGCTCGGAGGACGACCACAAGTACGCGCTGCTGGTGTGGTGGAACACCCTGGAGGATCACGCCGTGGGGTTCCGGGGCAGCGCGCAGTATCAGGAGTGGAGAACGCTGCTGCACCATTTCTACGACCCCTTCCCGACCGTCGAGCACTTCACGAAGGTGCTGCCGTGA
- a CDS encoding metallophosphoesterase family protein, protein MRIAVFGDVHGNAFAMRAVRDAIRAQTPDSVLNLGDTAWGAADPAGAWAIQAEFAPPSVRGNTDERVAGMRGGKEAMVSWVRSQLPPDVPGTLAALPTVVDIADGEVRAAHGSPRSPWEDLMLTEADGHTRPAHFAEMRERLDGFTFDSGGRVCIVGHTHHEMLAVVDGVTVVNAGPVSRQKDGLPLARWVLLTRQGGAWSVEFRRTPYEVAAAAAWTRAHGPADLAEHEAAWLTTGREP, encoded by the coding sequence GTGAGGATCGCGGTGTTCGGAGACGTGCACGGCAATGCCTTCGCCATGCGGGCGGTGCGGGACGCCATCCGGGCGCAGACGCCGGACTCGGTGCTGAATCTGGGCGATACGGCGTGGGGCGCGGCGGACCCCGCCGGCGCATGGGCCATCCAGGCCGAGTTCGCGCCGCCCTCGGTGCGGGGCAACACGGACGAGCGCGTGGCCGGCATGCGCGGCGGCAAGGAGGCGATGGTGTCGTGGGTGCGCTCGCAGCTGCCTCCGGACGTGCCGGGCACGCTGGCGGCCCTGCCGACCGTCGTGGACATCGCGGACGGCGAGGTGCGGGCCGCGCACGGCAGCCCACGCAGCCCGTGGGAAGACCTGATGCTGACCGAGGCCGACGGCCACACCCGCCCGGCCCACTTCGCGGAGATGCGCGAGCGCCTGGATGGCTTCACCTTCGACAGCGGCGGGCGCGTGTGCATCGTGGGACACACCCACCACGAGATGCTGGCGGTGGTGGATGGCGTCACGGTCGTGAATGCCGGGCCAGTGTCGCGCCAGAAAGACGGCCTGCCGCTGGCCCGCTGGGTGCTCCTGACCCGGCAGGGCGGCGCGTGGAGCGTGGAGTTCCGCCGCACGCCGTACGAAGTGGCGGCGGCGGCCGCGTGGACGAGAGCGCACGGCCCGGCTGACCTCGCGGAGCACGAGGCGGCGTGGCTTACTACGGGGCGGGAACCGTGA